From the Rhinatrema bivittatum chromosome 7, aRhiBiv1.1, whole genome shotgun sequence genome, one window contains:
- the LOC115096089 gene encoding carbohydrate sulfotransferase 5-like: MVRTRTIGALVAVFLMIQATFLIFMYAQQTNFMGQSDKKAGKMHILILSSWRSGSSFLGQLFSQHPDVFYLMEPAWHVWVTMSQNSARVLQMAVRDLIRSMFLCDISVFDAYLPGKRNISDLFQWAVSRALCSSPACDTFQRNDITSEMTCKTLCGKYPFGNVEETCKTYSHIVIKEVRFFDLTVLYPLLTDPSINLKILHLVRDPRAVVKSREQAVKALARDNGIVLNTNGTNVDDNKYEVMQLICRSHVQIYETATQKTPSFLKDRYMMVRYEDLVREPLAEISEMYNFADLTLTSKLESWMYNITHGHGPGNKKEAFKITSRDAINVSEAWRNVLSFQKIKKIQEVCKGAMNLLGYQLIQTEKEHKDLSLDLVLPKRQYQFAWSSSKIKK; encoded by the coding sequence ATGGTAAGAACAAGAACTATCGGTGCTCTGGTTGCAGTATTTCTCATGATTCAGGCTACTTTTTTAATCTTCATGTATGCACAGCAAACAAACTTCATGGGTCAGTCTGATAAGAAAGCCGGCAAAATGCATATCCTCATTCTTTCCTCCTGGAGATCTGGATCTTCCTTTCTTGGGCAACTTTTCAGCCAGCATCCGGATGTCTTCTACTTGATGGAACCAGCTTGGCACGTTTGGGTAACCATGTCCCAGAATAGTGCCAGGGTTTTACAAATGGCAGTCCGAGACCTGATTAGGTCAATGTTTTTGTGTgacatttctgtttttgatgcttACCTGCCTGGGAAAAGAAATATATCTGATCTGTTTCAGTGGGCAGTCAGCAGAGCCCTCTGCTCATCACCTGCCTGTGACACTTTCCAGCGCAATGATATCACCAGTGAAATGACTTGCAAAACACTTTGTGGAAAATACCCCTTTGGCAACGTGGAAGAAACTTGTAAGACCTACAGTCACATTGTCATTAAGGAAGTCCGATTCTTTGATTTGACAGTGCTTTATCCCCTTCTCACTGACCCCTCCATTAACCTGAAAATTTTACACCTGGTTCGAGATCCAAGAGCTGTGGTCAAGTCCCGGGAACAAGCAGTAAAAGCATTAGCACGTGACAATGGAATTGTTTTGAACACCAATGGTACTAACGTGGATGataataaatatgaagtgatgcagTTAATCTGCAGAAGTCATGTACAGATTTATGAAACGGCTACTCAGAAAACTCCCAGTTTCCTAAAGGACCGTTACATGATGGTACGCTATGAAGACCTGGTCAGAGAGCCCTTAGCTGAAATTTCAGAAATGTATAACTTTGCAGATCTTACACTAACTAGCAAACTTGAAAGTTGGATGTATAATATTACCCATGGTCATGGGCCAGGGAATAAAAAGGAAGCGTTCAAAATTACTTCTCGTGATGCAATTAATGTTTCCGAAGCTTGGAGGAATGTTCTTTCTttccagaaaattaaaaaaattcaagAAGTTTGTAAGGGTGCCATGAACTTGCTTGGCTATCAGCTAATACAGACTGAAAAGGAGCATAAAGATTTATCATTAGATCTAGTGTTGCCAAAGCGACAATACCAGTTTGCTTGGTCTTCTTCCAAGATAAAAAAGTAA
- the LOC115095052 gene encoding LOW QUALITY PROTEIN: carbohydrate sulfotransferase 5-like (The sequence of the model RefSeq protein was modified relative to this genomic sequence to represent the inferred CDS: inserted 1 base in 1 codon), whose translation MVRIRTIGALVAVFLMIQATFLIFMYAQQTNFMGQSDKKAGKMHILILSSWRSGSSFLGQLFSQHPDVFYLMEPAWHVWVTMSQNSARVLQMAVRDLIRSMFLCDISVFDAYLPGKRNISDLFQWAVSRALCSSPACDTFQRNDITSEMTCKTLCGKYPFGNVEETCKTYSHIVIKEVRFFDLTVLYPLLTDPSINLKILHLVRDPRAVVKSREQAVKALARDNGIVLNTNGTNVDDNKYEVMQLICRSHVQIYETATQKTPSFLKDRYMXVRYEDLVREPLAEISEMYNFADLTLTSKLESWMYNITHGHGPGNKKEAFKITSRDAINVSEAWRNVLSFQKIKKIQEVCKGAMNLLGYQLIQTEKEHKDLSLDLVLPKRQYQFAWSSSKIKK comes from the exons ATGGTAAGAATAAGAACTATCGGTGCTCTGGTTGCAGTATTTCTCATGATTCAGGCTACTTTTTTAATCTTCATGTATGCACAGCAAACAAACTTCATGGGTCAGTCTGATAAGAAAGCCGGCAAAATGCATATCCTCATTCTTTCCTCCTGGAGATCTGGATCTTCCTTTCTTGGGCAACTTTTCAGCCAGCATCCGGATGTCTTCTACTTGATGGAACCAGCTTGGCACGTTTGGGTAACCATGTCCCAGAATAGTGCCAGGGTTTTACAAATGGCAGTCCGAGACCTGATTAGGTCAATGTTTTTGTGTgacatttctgtttttgatgcttACCTGCCTGGGAAAAGAAATATATCTGATCTGTTTCAGTGGGCAGTCAGCAGAGCCCTCTGCTCATCACCTGCCTGTGACACTTTCCAGCGCAATGATATCACCAGTGAAATGACTTGCAAAACACTTTGTGGAAAATACCCCTTTGGCAACGTGGAAGAAACTTGTAAGACCTACAGTCACATTGTCATTAAGGAAGTCCGATTCTTTGATTTGACAGTGCTTTATCCCCTTCTCACTGACCCCTCCATTAACCTGAAAATTTTACACCTGGTTCGAGATCCAAGAGCTGTGGTCAAGTCCCGGGAACAAGCAGTAAAAGCATTAGCACGTGACAATGGAATTGTTTTGAACACCAATGGTACTAACGTGGATGataataaatatgaagtgatgcagTTAATCTGCAGAAGTCATGTACAGATTTATGAAACGGCTACTCAGAAAACTCCCAGTTTCCTAAAGGACCGTTACA ATGTACGCTATGAAGACCTGGTCAGAGAGCCCTTAGCTGAAATTTCAGAAATGTATAACTTTGCAGATCTTACACTAACTAGCAAACTTGAAAGTTGGATGTATAATATTACCCATGGTCATGGGCCAGGGAATAAAAAGGAAGCGTTCAAAATTACTTCTCGTGATGCAATTAATGTTTCCGAAGCTTGGAGGAATGTTCTTTCTttccagaaaattaaaaaaattcaagAAGTTTGTAAGGGTGCCATGAACTTGCTTGGCTATCAGCTAATACAGACTGAAAAGGAGCATAAAGATTTATCATTAGATCTAGTGTTGCCAAAGCGACAATACCAGTTTGCTTGGTCTTCTTCCAAGATAAAAAAGTAA